One stretch of Ipomoea triloba cultivar NCNSP0323 chromosome 8, ASM357664v1 DNA includes these proteins:
- the LOC116027579 gene encoding transcription factor RF2a-like — MAQSNSKPPIGQNFGFGASHARSLSQPHFFANNCLPPLSPFPHGESSMPPTNSGMKDVQMDEVDVNSRGAPIASVVKENVFRGSDSLPPRKGHRRSNSDVPMGFSAMIQSSPQLMPISGHGVFGKSEYGGDFLGREKPICLQKREIDVSSDRKSEGEVIDELFSSYMNLDNMETFNSSGTDDKDKDSMVSGTKMSGGDSGNEVESVSKGKGTQIHITGSREGVKRCAAGDIAPTARHFRSLSMDSALENLNFGDESPKLPASLGNQVGQLSPSNSGYESSSKLNFDFGNAEFNEAEMKKIMADERLAEIATSDPKRVKRILANRQSAARSKERKLRYISELELKVQTLQSEATTLSAQVNIMQKDLDDLSSHNHELKFRLQAMEQQAQLRDALHEALTAEVQRLKVATGELSDECRLSSSCVPQEILQHHMSQMQRQQPGQVPQLSMATSRTAST; from the exons ATGGCTCAGTCAAATTCTAAGCCGCCCATTGGGCAGAATTTTGGTTTTGGAGCTTCTCATGCTAGGTCATTATCTCAGCCGCACTTTTTTGCAAACAATTGCTTGCCGCCGCTAAGCCCTTTTCCTCATGGTGAGTCATCAATGCCACCGACAAACTCTGGCATGAAGGATGTACAAATGGATGAAGTAGATGTGAATTCGAGAGGTGCACCTATTGCTTCTGTCGTGAAAGAGAATGTTTTCCGAGGTAGTGACAGTCTACCACCTCGTAAAGGACATCGTCGCTCTAACAGTGATGTTCCAATGGGATTCTCCGCTATGATTCAATCTTCTCCTCAATTAATGCCCATAAGCGGTCacggggtgtttggcaaatcaGAATATGGCGGAGATTTTTTGGGAAGGGAAAAGCCTATCTGTCTGCAGAAACGGGAAATTGATGTGAGTAGTGATAGGAAATCGGAGGGAGAGGTTATTGATGAGTTATTCTCTTCATACATGAATTTGGATAATATGGAAACATTCAACTCTTCTGGGACTGATGACAAAGACAAGGACAGCATGGTCAGTGGCACCAAGATGAGTGGCGGTGACAGTGGTAATGAAGTAGAAAGTGTCTCTAAAGGAAAAGGTACCCAAATCCATATAACAGGTTCAAGAGAAGGAGTCAAAAGATGCGCTGCTGGAGATATTGCTCCAACTGCTAGACACTTCAGGAGTCTTTCAATGGATAGCGcacttgaaaatttgaattttggtgATGAATCACCAAAGTTACCTGCTTCCCTAGGAAATCAGGTTGGGCAGCTTTCTCCTAGCAATTCAGGATATGAAAGCTCTAGCAAGTTGAATTTCGACTTTGGAAATGCTGAATTTAATGAAGCTGAAATGAAAAAGATTATGGCTGATGAAAGACTTGCTGAGATTGCAACATCTGACCCTAAACGTGTCAAAAG GATTTTGGCTAATCGCCAATCAGCTGCCCGCTCTAAGGAGAGAAAGTTGCGCTACATATCAGAGTTGGAGCTTAAGGTTCAAACTCTGCAGTCAGAGGCAACCACTTTGTCAGCCCAAGTTAATATTATGCAG AAAGATCTTGATGACCTTTCAAGTCATAATCATGAATTGAAATTCCGTCTTCAAGCTATGGAGCAACAAGCACAACTCAGAGATG CTCTGCACGAGGCACTAACTGCAGAAGTGCAACGTCTAAAGGTTGCAACAGGCGAGCTCAGCGACGAGTGTAGACTATCATCGAGTTGTGTGCCCCAGGAAATTCTTCAGCATCACATGTCCCAGATGCAGCGCCAGCAGCCCGGTCAAGTTCCACAGTTGTCGATGGCAACATCTAGGACCGCATCAACTTAA
- the LOC116027352 gene encoding protein BASIC PENTACYSTEINE6-like isoform X3, translating to MDDGGPRENGRYKPPPHGQWLMQHQPSMKQIMAIMAERDAAIQERNLALSEKKAALNERDMAILQRDSAIAERNNAIMERDNAIATLQYRENSMNTGSMSPSAQSCQITRGVKHIQHPQQHVHHQPHLGKTSYSPRDMHLSDAIPTSPADPEPAKPRRNKRAKEPKPATPKKASKPSKKAKKEADDLNKTMCGKMQEWKGTQEIGGASDDLNRQLGMSRPDWKDQDLGLNQVSFDESTMPVPVCSCTGVLRPCYKWGNGGWQSSCCTTNLSMYPLPAIPNKRHARIGGRKMSGGAFNKLLSRLAAEGHDLSNPVDLKEHWAKHGTNRYITIK from the exons ATGGATGACGGTGGGCCTCGAGAAAACGGAAGGTACAAACCACCGCCACATGGTCAG tggTTGATGCAGCATCAGCCATCGATGAAGCAGATAATGGCGATCATGGCTGAAAGAGACGCTGCCATTCAAGAAAGGAACTTAGCCCTTTCTGAAAAAAAGGCTGCCTTGAACGAGCGGGACATGGCTATCCTACAGCGAGATTCAGCGATTGCTGAACGAAACAATGCCATAATGGAACGGGACAACGCAATAGCCACTCTTCAGTACCGCGAAAACTCGATGAATACTGGCAGTATGTCTCCATCGGCCCAAAGTTGCCAAATTACCCGCGGAGTGAAACACATTCAGCATCCCCAACAGCACGTTCATCATCAGCCACATCTCGGGAAAACATCGTATAGCCCGAGGGATATGCACTTAAGTGATGCCATACCCACGTCTCCAGCTGATCCCGAGCCTGCTAAGCCCCGGAGGAATAAACGGGCTAAAGAACCTAAGCCAGCAACGcctaaaaaggcttcaaaaccGTCAAAGAAAGCTAAGAAAGAAGCCGATGACCTAAACAAGACGATGTGTGGCAAGATGCAGGAATGGAAGGGTACACAAGAAATTGGCGGGGCTAGTGATGACCTAAACAGACAATTAGGCATGTCGAGGCCAG ATTGGAAGGATCAGGACCTAGGGCTGAACCAAGTTTCTTTCGACGAATCAACTATGCCAGTCCCGGTTTGTTCGTGCACGGGAGTTCTACGACCCTGCTACAAATGGGGAAACGGCGGGTGGCAATCCTCGTGCTGTACAACCAATTTGTCAATGTATCCTCTACCCGCTATTCCTAACAAGCGACACGCCCGCATTGGTGGTAGAAAAATGAGCGGGGGCGCATTTAACAAGCTACTTAGCAGGCTCGCTGCAGAAGGCCACGATCTCTCAAATCCAGTCGATCTGAAGGAACACTGGGCAAAACATGGAACAAATCGATACATCACCATCAAATAA
- the LOC116027352 gene encoding protein BASIC PENTACYSTEINE6-like isoform X2 — MDDGGPRENGRYKPPPHGQWLMQHQPSMKQIMAIMAERDAAIQERNLALSEKKAALNERDMAILQRDSAIAERNNAIMERDNAIATLQYRENSMNTGSMSPSAQSCQITRGVKHIQHPQQHVHHQPHLGKTSYSPRDMHLSDAIPTSPADPEPAKPRRNKRAKEPKPATPKKASKPSKKAKKEADDLNKTMCGKMQEWKGTQEIGGASDDLNRQLGMSRPDWKDQDLGLNQVSFDESTMPVPVCSCTGVLRPCYKWGNGGWQSSCCTTNLSMYPLPAIPNKRHARIGGRKMSGGAFNKLLSRLAAEGHDLSNPVDLKEHWAKHGTNRYITIK, encoded by the exons ATGGATGACGGTGGGCCTCGAGAAAACGGAAGGTACAAACCACCGCCACATGGTCAG tggTTGATGCAGCATCAGCCATCGATGAAGCAGATAATGGCGATCATGGCTGAAAGAGACGCTGCCATTCAAGAAAGGAACTTAGCCCTTTCTGAAAAAAAGGCTGCCTTGAACGAGCGGGACATGGCTATCCTACAGCGAGATTCAGCGATTGCTGAACGAAACAATGCCATAATGGAACGGGACAACGCAATAGCCACTCTTCAGTACCGCGAAAACTCGATGAATACTGGCAGTATGTCTCCATCGGCCCAAAGTTGCCAAATTACCCGCGGAGTGAAACACATTCAGCATCCCCAACAGCACGTTCATCATCAGCCACATCTCGGGAAAACATCGTATAGCCCGAGGGATATGCACTTAAGTGATGCCATACCCACGTCTCCAGCTGATCCCGAGCCTGCTAAGCCCCGGAGGAATAAACGGGCTAAAGAACCTAAGCCAGCAACGcctaaaaaggcttcaaaaccGTCAAAGAAAGCTAAGAAAGAAGCCGATGACCTAAACAAGACGATGTGTGGCAAGATGCAGGAATGGAAGG GTACACAAGAAATTGGCGGGGCTAGTGATGACCTAAACAGACAATTAGGCATGTCGAGGCCAGATTGGAAGGATCAGGACCTAGGGCTGAACCAAGTTTCTTTCGACGAATCAACTATGCCAGTCCCGGTTTGTTCGTGCACGGGAGTTCTACGACCCTGCTACAAATGGGGAAACGGCGGGTGGCAATCCTCGTGCTGTACAACCAATTTGTCAATGTATCCTCTACCCGCTATTCCTAACAAGCGACACGCCCGCATTGGTGGTAGAAAAATGAGCGGGGGCGCATTTAACAAGCTACTTAGCAGGCTCGCTGCAGAAGGCCACGATCTCTCAAATCCAGTCGATCTGAAGGAACACTGGGCAAAACATGGAACAAATCGATACATCACCATCAAATAA
- the LOC116027352 gene encoding protein BASIC PENTACYSTEINE6-like isoform X1 produces the protein MDDGGPRENGRYKPPPHGQWLMQHQPSMKQIMAIMAERDAAIQERNLALSEKKAALNERDMAILQRDSAIAERNNAIMERDNAIATLQYRENSMNTGSMSPSAQSCQITRGVKHIQHPQQHVHHQPHLGKTSYSPRDMHLSDAIPTSPADPEPAKPRRNKRAKEPKPATPKKASKPSKKAKKEADDLNKTMCGKMQEWKGTQEIGGASDDLNRQLGMSRPDWKDQDLGLNQVSFDESTMPVPVCSCTGVLRPCYKWGNGGWQSSCCTTNLSMYPLPAIPNKRHARIGGRKMSGGAFNKLLSRLAAEGHDLSNPVDLKEHWAKHGTNRYITIK, from the exons ATGGATGACGGTGGGCCTCGAGAAAACGGAAGGTACAAACCACCGCCACATGGTCAG tggTTGATGCAGCATCAGCCATCGATGAAGCAGATAATGGCGATCATGGCTGAAAGAGACGCTGCCATTCAAGAAAGGAACTTAGCCCTTTCTGAAAAAAAGGCTGCCTTGAACGAGCGGGACATGGCTATCCTACAGCGAGATTCAGCGATTGCTGAACGAAACAATGCCATAATGGAACGGGACAACGCAATAGCCACTCTTCAGTACCGCGAAAACTCGATGAATACTGGCAGTATGTCTCCATCGGCCCAAAGTTGCCAAATTACCCGCGGAGTGAAACACATTCAGCATCCCCAACAGCACGTTCATCATCAGCCACATCTCGGGAAAACATCGTATAGCCCGAGGGATATGCACTTAAGTGATGCCATACCCACGTCTCCAGCTGATCCCGAGCCTGCTAAGCCCCGGAGGAATAAACGGGCTAAAGAACCTAAGCCAGCAACGcctaaaaaggcttcaaaaccGTCAAAGAAAGCTAAGAAAGAAGCCGATGACCTAAACAAGACGATGTGTGGCAAGATGCAGGAATGGAAGGGTACACAAGAAATTGGCGGGGCTAGTGATGACCTAAACAGACAATTAGGCATGTCGAGGCCAGATTGGAAGGATCAGGACCTAGGGCTGAACCAAGTTTCTTTCGACGAATCAACTATGCCAGTCCCGGTTTGTTCGTGCACGGGAGTTCTACGACCCTGCTACAAATGGGGAAACGGCGGGTGGCAATCCTCGTGCTGTACAACCAATTTGTCAATGTATCCTCTACCCGCTATTCCTAACAAGCGACACGCCCGCATTGGTGGTAGAAAAATGAGCGGGGGCGCATTTAACAAGCTACTTAGCAGGCTCGCTGCAGAAGGCCACGATCTCTCAAATCCAGTCGATCTGAAGGAACACTGGGCAAAACATGGAACAAATCGATACATCACCATCAAATAA